A genome region from Pygocentrus nattereri isolate fPygNat1 chromosome 10, fPygNat1.pri, whole genome shotgun sequence includes the following:
- the spint1a gene encoding kunitz-type protease inhibitor 1a, with the protein MTLYRLCCLAVVAAAFFLALTEGQDSGQQCLEKFTKGKQDFVLDTDESVKEGATFLGSPSVTTASDCVSACCKVPQCNLALMERGSEEGTISSCFTFNCLYKQKKVCRFVKKTGFENYVLTSVFGSYLKDYTPSEEDKPPIAIAGQDRVMQPNEPVTLNGFESRDDRKIVEYQWELVSGSSPAAIEKSTQYPDQVIVPNLSPGVYKFRLTVTDSAGQSSSAEVTVLVLTPEQSHHHCLVPKKAGPCRGSFPRWHYNAASEKCEEFTFGGCKENRNNYLSKAECLNACDKVSVKTIAGGGRHGPIEIPTEQCGEPCGPEKFTCANGCCIDKELECDQDKQCSDGSDEEQCDKLGTKFRKLLDMPVDVDKARCTQPPVTGPCRASFTLWYYNPYERQCKRFNYGGCDGNDNRFKAEEHCMKVCKDVTENDVFLRQAAFEEHTGDSNTASIALAAALGLAILVLIAVIGYCLLKRKKPAQPRHQHVAVNGSHSFPVEDTEKLVYNSTTKPI; encoded by the exons ATGACTCTCTATCGGCTGTGCTGTCTGGCTGTGGTCGCCGCTGCGTTTTTCCTGGCGCTAACTGAGGGCCAGGACTCCGGACAGCAGTGCCTTGAGAAATTCACCAAGGGAAAGCAGGACTTCGTGTTGGACACGGATGAGTCTGTGAAGGAGGGCGCCACCTTCTTGGGCAGTCCTTCGGTCACTACAGCCTCAGACTGCGTGTCTGCCTGCTGCAAAGTCCCCCAATGTAACTTAGCCCTGATGGAGCGTGGTAGTGAAGAGGGGACCATCAGCTCCTGCTTCACCTTCAACTGCTTATACAAGCAGAAGAAAGTGTGCCGCTTTGTCAAGAAGACGGGCTTCGAAAACTACGTCCTGACTTCTGTATTTGGGAGTTACCTCAAGGATTACACTCCGA GTGAAGAGGACAAGCCCCCTATAGCGATAGCAGGACAGGACAGAGTGATGCAGCCTAATGAACCAGTCACACTCAACGGCTTCGAGAGTAGAGATGACCGTAAAATCGTAGAGTACCAATGGGAGCTGGTGTCTGGAAGCTCCCCAGCTGCCATTGAG AAATCCACACAATATCCCGATCAAGTAATTGTGCCTAATCTATCTCCTGGGGTGTATAAATTCAGGCTGACTGTAACAGACAGTGCTGGCCAGTCAAGCTCTGCAGAGGTCACAGTCTTGGTCCTCACACCTGAGCAGTCGCACC ATCATTGTCTGGTGCCTAAGAAGGCAGGGCCCTGTCGTGGATCTTTCCCTCGTTGGCACTACAATGCAGCGTCCGAGAAGTGTGAGGAGTTTACCTTTGGAGGATGTAAAGAAAACCGCAACAACTACTTGTCCAAGGCAGAATGCCTGAATGCCTGTGATAAAGTCTCCG TGAAGACCATTGCAGGAGGAGGGAGACATGGTCCAATTGAAATTCCCA CTGAGCAGTGTGGAGAGCCTTGTGGACCAGAGAAGTTCACCTGTGCTAATGGATGTTGCATAGACAAAGAGCTTGAATGTGATCAGGACAAGCAGTGCAGTGATGGCTCTGATGAAGAACAGTGTGACAAAT TGGGGACAAAGTTCCGCAAACTGCTTGACATGCCTGTGGATGTGGACAAAG cTCGTTGCACACAGCCTCCAGTCACAGGCCCTTGCCGGGCTAGTTTTACACTTTGGTATTACAACCCATACGAGCGTCAGTGCAAGCGTTTCAACTATGGGGGCTGCGACGGCAATGATAATCGCTTTAAAGCAGAGGAGCACTGCATGAAGGTCTGCAAGGATGTGACCG AAAATGATGTCTTTCTCAGACAGGCAGCCTTTGAGGAACATACAGGGGACAGCAATACAG CTTCCATTGCCTTAGCTGCGGCACTGGGCTTGGCCATTCTAGTCCTGATAGCTGTGATTGGTTACTGCTTACTGAAGCGCAAGAAGCCGGCACAACCCAGGCACCAACATGTTGCTGTCAACGGTTCACATTCATTTCCTGTGGAGGACACAGAGAAACTCGTCTACAACAGCACCACCAAACCCATTTGA